Part of the Xenopus laevis strain J_2021 chromosome 2S, Xenopus_laevis_v10.1, whole genome shotgun sequence genome is shown below.
gcagctacatacagagcactgcagtagaaggtagattactagccagcaaagctacctaagcttaaatgtccctcaaacccctgcagacttctgtccctccaataacagagcagtatcaaaacgattactagccagcaaactttcaactgtccctgaaatcactaacaggcagcagctctctccctacactatctcttcagcacacacaggcagagtgaaaaaacgctgcagggcttcggtttttatagggaaggggagtggtccaggggagagcttcctgattggctgccatgtacctgctggtctggggtgagagggcaaaaaaaagcgccaacaatggcgaacccaaaatggcgaacgtcgcgcgacgttcgcgaacttccggcgagcgcgaacacccgatgttcgcgcgaacaagttcgccggcgaacagttcgcgacatctctagttacagatacagtaaatgtGGTAACTGACATAGACCTATATCTTGTCcaaatggattggctaaggccaattctgattcatacaaatgctatgtaatatattgGATTATGCACTGTGTGTATCATAAAGGtggtgtgagagtagtggccaGTTCTGGCTTAAAAGTATATGGCTATACTGCATATGGGCGTTAatgcaatagtcaaacagcaggtaggtattgTACAATTGCTGTGTTATGACCATGGACTTGTAGACCACAATCATTGGTGTCTATGTGGTCCATATTTGTGTTACATTCATAACTATAGGCTGTTGGGAGTAGTTATCAGTCTTAAAGTActcactaattagaatctatgttctaTGACTGGACTTTATGCCTGCTTATTAAGAAAATaagctatatactgtatcctgCCTTTTGCGATAGAATAGGCCTGGGGCTGAATGGATGTAGATATGCGTACAGTCATATATTCATTCAACATGGattctaatatcgccacagcCGGAGATCAGGCAAGATAAATGTCCTTTAgattccaatgataaatcaaggtctatttacaaaactggtatgatattcatcaaAATCTTTCTTAGGTTACAGGggtgcaacttatctggtctcagtctggaagacagtgggtaCATCAGTAAGTGCAAATTTTAGTTATTTCACATATACTGGATTcactactgccacagggttttagagcCTTGCAATGAGGTATTCTATAGTACAGACCTATTCAGTTATCTCAAGTACAATAGGGATCCAGTCAGCTCTCTGACTGTATACTCATGggccatattatattaatgggcaccatataaagctggctgtaaaattaggtataCTCCATCAATGCAGCTACAGCTAAAGTTTgagttccatttaaaaaaaaaaatgtatccatagGTTCATTATAATGGGCTGTTTCTATCATGTTAACCCTTATGGTGGCATGCAATTATGGCATGCTGGGTTCTTATGGTCTATATTACTTTGTGTTTGGCCTTTTACAATGCCATAGAGTGGCCTGGCTAGTTGGGGTAAGTATTATAAGCCTTAACTCTTCAAGCATTGAAAATTGTCTTATTCACCTTATCCTTTTGGACCAAGGCTGCAGTATCAGCCTTGGGCAAGGACCTGGTTATGGCATCTCTTACCAACAGGCTTTGACATGCTAGTATAGTTAGTAGGGAGTTCCATTACAGAATAATAGGTGGATAATTCTATccccatacctagattaattttaatcttgaacatTTAAGAATGGTCTATGAACTGTCCAGGTCCCAAGCCAGAGTATTGTTGGTTGTTATACTTCCTGGAGTCAGTCAAATTTCTTCCTAGAGGGTAAACTCATAGGAGCATGCCAATACAGATTTGATTCTAGGCCCAATCTATGGGATACAATAACTTcagctatgtacaggtcacatTCCTGAAGGCTCGAGGATGGTATCATAGTAAGatagatacctcacagggcaggtaaggtatgcCCACAGtggcagcactccttctccatgAGTAATTTCATGGACCTTTCATTGAGAGGTATATTGGTTATGGTTCAGAATAAATACAGATTCCTAAGTATTAAAGAGAcggggaactacactaggtgatgccatgtatcggtagtgtcatacagagtGGAGTCATGTAGCtactagtgatggtatttttccttcccctactaaatcctcttttgcaggtaccatgcttttgagccatttccaagaaTCCTCTGgtggatgttatgcggttggaataaaTGTACTGGTATGTAGTGGGGAAGACTATGGAGAAGTGTTACTCTGTGTTCGTATCCGCTTCTCTTTAATTTAAGAtagttctctttttttaaattgaattatcaTGCTGGTTTCATactcggtatcattactttggtgtgggttcttcctttaaggagtactatttccttttctttctctgccagtccatttcctctgaaaatactCCTATGTGTACATTCTCGTTGTTGTTAATGAGATTCTTAttagggtccctcagggctctgtattggttCCAatgttatttaacttgttcattaatgactatggggagggtattgtaagtaatctatcagtgtttgcagatgacacaaaactatccagtccaattaattcAATCCAGGacgtgacatccttgcaacaggatcttgacaaactgccaatctgggcagctaagtggcacatgagattcaatgttgataaatgtaaagtcatgcacctgggatgtaaaaatatccaagccacttatacccttatacTCCACTGTCGTTTGtcgtccccttccctttatttgtgcaaattttcatcatctggactgtaGCAAAGgagattggcgcatgggaaattaaaaaaattattgtatatgcagcgcatccccagtgtgtttgaaccaatgtgggtgtggttgggcagcatgctgcccccctaaaatcctgctgccctaggcccaggactaggtggcctttccacaaatctgggcctggggttATACTTAACATAATACTACTATTCCTCATTCAAGAGATCCTGGTATCAGAGCTGGACCAGGCTGGCCGGTCGGCTAGAatgccctaggcagcccagtcGGTCCCACCTTGCTCACTCCTATGTGTACACTATCGTTTGCACTGTAACGTCACACATGCATGCTTGTTCACACTGTGACATCATCAAAGAGTGtggtaaggtatgaagatccaaattatgaaaatatccgatatccgaaaaaccccaggtcccgagcattctggataacaggtcccatacctatatagggGACCAGAAAAGTGTTTTTCAtgttagaaaaagaaaatgttaaattaatgcATTAGtgattttttacaaaacaatagAATACAGTTATTGGTTTATTCAGCAGTTTATTCAGTAGCTCTGTGCACGTATATACTTAGAGGCATATTCATTAACaatccaatgtttattttttccatgaatcgcTAAAAATTTGGTTTTACTATATTTCTTtcaaactctaaaaattaaagatttattatgtgtTAAAAACCCACGAAAAAcgctaatacaaaaattcaccaggtaaaagttatcGACTTCCCATAGACGTCCATGGGAGCTGTCctactggaccatttttaatcaattcggacATCTGTCGGTTATAGGATTTTTTTCTAGAGGTTATACATTCAACTTTTCTTACACATGAAAATAAATTGCGGAGAATTTTATAGCAGAGGTGGAATGAGTGACTTGTCCTCTTGAAGCGGCAAAAtcctaaaagaaagaaaaaatgtataagagatttttaaatgcacaaGTATAGTGCCTATGCATTTCCAAACTAGGGTGCTaatttactgggggggggggtcagaggggATTAAGATATTAAACACTATTGTGGCTATGtaataaagtataagtaaacctttaaaataagtgaatgtaaaattgatgagggggctattctatgcacttttgtaatttacattcattatttattttgtttttattccaagatattaaagcatacatgtactgttaatatgaatgaattttgtaacaacagcgccacctgctggtcagtttcccaccagtctgaccaccaagtagtcaaggaagttgtcaggagaaagaaagaggctgctctgatgttcttctgcttaggaaagatgtaagaggtttctaattttttgccTAAGCAGAATTACATCAGAGCAGCCACTTAGACTCATACAAGGTTTTTGTCCACAATGCTTCTGTCCCATGGGAGTTGCAGCTCTTGGAATGACACACATTAGCTACAGTAATAGCATCTATGAAATATCAGGTATTCTGAATATTCAGACACTGGACCCGTCTGTTCTTTAATTTGTTGCTTTGCATATGGTGTGTGTGTGAAACTCCaaagttgccatgtttttatgGATAACCCttatgtgaataaaacacagaagGCACATAACACATTAGTGATTTGTGCAACTTACTTTCTTTTCCAGCTGTTCTTACTCATGCTTCTTGTGTTACTTGTGATGTCTGTGTTTTTTGCCGAATTTCCTGCCACCTCCATGATGTTTGCCTATTTTCTTCATTTTATGGTGGTTCTTCCCACCATGCCTATTCTTATGATGTTTCTTTTTGCCTAGTTTCTTCATTTTATGGCCGTTCCTCCCACCATGCCAATTCATTTCTTCAGTTATCACATGTGTTCCACCGGATGGAGGGGGAACTTCTACTATTCCTTCATTCTTAGATACTGGTTGGTTCATGGATGaaaccattatttttttaatgactgTACTTCCACTTCCTTGCAAGGTACTGGCAGGCTCTCCATGAAAGGTTGAAACACGTTGTACTCCTGTCTGAAAGGTAGCAATGGGCTGTAGCCCTGTACGAATGGCTGTGACATCAACAGGCTGTAGCCCTGTATGAAAGGTAGCAATGGGCTGTAGCCCTGTACGAATGGCTGTGACATCAACAGGCTGTAGCCCTGTATGAAAGGTAGCAATGGGCTGTAGCCCTGTACGAATGGCTGTGACATCAATAGGCTTTTGCCCTGTATGAAAGGTAGCAATGGGCTGTAGCCCTGTACGAATGGCTGTGACATCAATAGGCTTTAGCCCTGTACGAAAGGTAGTAACAGTCTGTAGACctgcatgaaataaaatgttaatatcaATGTGTATGGCCCAAAAGCTCTAAAATAATGgacagctcaatctagtcagtggctgactcaggatatgattcataaagctttaccaAAAATTtggtaaaatccaaatagatcatctACTGCCCCCTGGTGTCCAGCAAGTGAACAAGGTGCCATGGCCAGATGGAATGAGAGATTTGTTTGGTTTTAGACAGGCCTCtattttctcagactctctttcatcaggtatggtgcctatggattggaggaaagctgatgtgatcccaatatttaaaaagggattaccatttcagcctggcaattataggcctgtaaatttTGGCATCtgttgtgggcaaattatttgaagattTGGAGGGATGACaataaaaatgttgtcctagtgaatggcattatgagcagctaTCAGAATGGCTTTATATAGCATAGGTTAAGACAAATGTGATTGTTTTTATGATGAGATACTGTAAGTTAGATGCTGGACACAAGGGGGCAGT
Proteins encoded:
- the sgp.S gene encoding skin granule protein isoform X1; its protein translation is METMYHRFLCIPFLLILGLAQGQSKGLQTVTTFRTGLKPIDVTAIRTGLQPIATFHTGQKPIDVTAIRTGLQPIATFHTGLQPVDVTAIRTGLQPIATFHTGLQPVDVTAIRTGLQPIATFQTGVQRVSTFHGEPASTLQGSGSTVIKKIMVSSMNQPVSKNEGIVEVPPPSGGTHVITEEMNWHGGRNGHKMKKLGKKKHHKNRHGGKNHHKMKKIGKHHGGGRKFGKKHRHHK
- the sgp.S gene encoding skin granule protein precursor, whose translation is METMYHRFLCIPFLLILGLAQGQSKGLQTVTTFRTGLKPIDVTAIRTGLQPIATFHTGQKPIDVTAIRTGLQPIATFHTGLQPVDVTAIRTGLQPIATFQTGVQRVSTFHGEPASTLQGSGSTVIKKIMVSSMNQPVSKNEGIVEVPPPSGGTHVITEEMNWHGGRNGHKMKKLGKKKHHKNRHGGKNHHKMKKIGKHHGGGRKFGKKHRHHK